A single Branchiostoma floridae strain S238N-H82 chromosome 11, Bfl_VNyyK, whole genome shotgun sequence DNA region contains:
- the LOC118425286 gene encoding kinase suppressor of Ras 2-like isoform X4 yields the protein MGTEEREEAVKKALESCKTLQSMIDISASNLNGLRTMCETSHDLTQTEIRTLEGKLVKLFSKQLQAKNKVPEDQRTSELQRYPSVKQWLEVVDIQPVAIRGIENKKISLEDLLKMTKVEIVSLMSYYGAEEGETIRLLSAVNHLRTFTELQCKGDSTTDLYWESWAGGFSGSPNTPPKRPSTSSMPADFGDRDPPQTPTLRTPDRRASDTHDRTLYPSTGDSETYISEDEEFPLSPSYLTNAGMTPPSTPTILTRRPTPPATPPLRVIQKKMKTPGTPPPSKSNLQLPEYQLNPLTRSRSHEAQLTHRTTNKIEDYNVLVGGTLPKRGKSKPSNLKIQDSMGGSWETGLQKGVSESENRLNTRHSPPLTSPVRSSSPGPYWNNPTAEDYNSRSATLPVMPPRSPGARVGRSMGHSINHRWVKNQFWMTQTCFYCNKAIMFKGFKCKDCKVKCHHKCAQRAPPSCGLPPDLEKVFRDTLQGHSPDLNTDIHPNKVHRTSSEPSCAELRVNQNQTVDHVGSIGAWTHNAADYKYRTWSHKEKVRDQMQVPPFPHGDSSSNPSSTTSSTPSSPFQPSSSDSQPSPMTRQAFRFPDVTSSLSGSEVDSQGRGDIILNCKHLTDTVDTVKSEDTVKSEESQGSDKTEVADSDTLKTLQQVDSIDSDVDPMERSWPTRQNSDPQEPPGRNDWRWHQRSSVLSEWDIPYEELEIQDLIGAGRFGRVFKGKWHGDVAIKVFNIETDNDLQLASFKTEVSMFRKTRHENLVLFMGACMKLPHLAIVTSLCKGKTLYDTVRDRRETLNMSRIVNIATQIAQGMGYLHAREILHKDLKSKNIFLENGKVVITDFGLFSVTKLIQYGERKDDTLAIPPGWLPYLAPEVITSLRATSQYTDSDLPFSQASDVYAFGTVWYELLVGDLPFKTQPAESIIWQVGKGLRQSPSNVQSRDAKDILMQCWKTQPDKRPQFSDLTQTLDRLPRKRLTRSPSTPLHLSRSAESII from the exons GGCAAGTTAGTGAAGCTGTTCAGTAAGCAGCTGCAGGCGAAGAACAAGGTTCCCGAGGACCAGAGAACCAGTGAGCTACAGAGATACCCGTCTGTCAAACAGTGGCTGGAGGTCGTTGACATACAACCTGTGGCAATAAGG GGaattgaaaataagaaaatctcGTTGGAAGACCTGCTGAAGATGACTAAAGTGGAGATCGTGTCACTGATGAGTTACTATGGAGCAGAGGAAGGGGAGACCATCAGGCTTCtgtcagctgtcaatcatcttAGAACCTTCACAG AATTACAGTGCAAAGGTGACTCTACAACAGACTTGTACTGGGAGTCTTGGGCGGGCGGCTTTAGTGGTAGCCCTAACACGCCGCCTAAACGGCCATCCACCTCCTCCATGCCTGCCGACTTCGGCGACCGTGATCCGCCACAAACGCCGACCCTCCGCACGCCGGACAGACGTGCGTCCGACACCCACGACCGTACGCTATACCCCAGCACCGGGGACTCCGAGACTTATATATCAGAGGACGAGGAGTTTCCTCTTTCACCGTCGTATTTGACGAATGCGGGGATGACTCCGCCTTCCACGCCAACGATTCTGACTCGTCGACCGACCCCCCCTGCGACCCCACCGCTGAGAGTCAtacagaagaagatgaagacccCAGGCACCCCCCCTCCCTCCAAGAGTAACCTACAGCTACCGGAGTACCAGCTCAACCCCCTCACCAGAAGTAGATCTCACGAAGCACAGCTAACACACAGAACCACAAACAAAATAGAAGACTATAATGTACTGGTGGGAGGAACCCTTCCCAA ACGAGGGAAGTCCAAACCAAGTAACCTGAAGATCCAAGACAGCATGGGAGGCAGCTGGGAGACAGGCTTACAGAAGGGCGTGTCCGAGTCGGAGAACCGCCTCAACACCAGACACTCTCCCCCCCTCACCTCTCCTGTCAGGAGCTCCTCCCCTGGGCCATACTGGAACAACCCTACTGCTGAGGACTACAACAGTAGATCAG caACACTTCCCGTGATGCCACCTCGATCGCCCGGTGCCAGGGTGGGCAGGAGTATGGGGCACTCCATTAACCACAG ATGGGTGAAGAACCAGTTCTGGATGACTCAGACCTGCTTCTACTGCAATAAAGCCATCATGTTCAAAGGTTTCAAGTGTAAAGATTGCAA ggtGAAGTGTCATCACAAGTGTGCCCAGAGAGCGCCCCCCTCCTGTGGTCTTCCCCCTGATCTAGAGAAAGTCTTCCGCGATACCTTACAAG GGCACAGTCCTGATCTGAATACAGACATCCACCCTAACAAAGTCCACCGGACGTCGTCAGAGCCGTCCTGTGCTGAGCTGAGAGTGAACCAGAATCAGACAGTCGACCACGTGGGGTCTATCGGAGCCTGGACACACAATGCTGCTGACTACAAGTACCGAACATGGAGTCATAAGGAGAAAGTTAGG GATCAGATGCAGGTTCCTCCTTTCCCCCATGGAGACTCCAGCTCCAACCCTTCCTCCACAACCTCCTCCACACCCTCCAGTCCCTTCCAGCCTTCCTCCAGCGACTCCCAGCCGTCTCCCATGACCAGGCAGGCCTTCAGGTTCCCAG ATGTAACATCAAGTCTGTCAGGTTCAGAGGTGGACAGTCAAGGCAGAGGAGACATCATTTTAAACTGTAAACACCT GACTGACACAGTAGACACAGTGAAGAGTGAAGACACCGTTAAGAGTGAAGAGTCTCAGGGTAGTGATAAGACAGAAGTAGCCGAT AGCGATACGTTGAAGACCCTACAACAAGTAGACTCTATAGACAGTGATGTGGACCCGATGGAGAGAAGTTGGCCCACTCGACAGAACAGC GACCCACAGGAACCTCCGGGAAGAAACGACTGGAGATGGCACCAG AGGTCCAGTGTGCTGTCAGAGTGGGATATTCCATATGAAGAACTGGAGATCCAGGATCTCATAGGAGCTGGGAGGTTTGGCAGGGTGTTCAA GGGAAAATGGCACGGGGATGTTGCAATCAAAGTCTTCAACATCGAAACAGATAATGACCTGCAACTTGCTAGTTTCAAAACTGAG GTTTCAATGTTCAGGAAAACGAGACATGAAAACTTAGTTCTGTTCATGGGGGCCTGTATGAAGCTACCACATCTAGCTATTGTAACTAG TTTATGTAAAGGAAAGACGTTGTACGACACAGTACGGGACAGAAGAGAGACGCTGAATATGAGTAGGATAGTCAACATAGCAACGCAAATAGCTCAG GGCATGGGCTACCTCCATGCCAGAGAGATCTTACACAAGGACTTGAAGTCTAAGAACATCTTCTTAGAGAATGGCAAGGTTGTCATCACTGACTTTGGCCTCTTCAGTGTTACCAAGCTGATCCAATATGGAGAAAG GAAGGACGACACGCTGGCCATACCGCCGGGATGGCTGCCGTACTTGGCGCCGGAGGTGATCACGTCTCTCCGAGCGACAAGCCAGTACACAGACAGTGACCTGCCCTTCTCACAGGCGTCAGATGTCTATGCCTTTGG AACGGTGTGGTACGAACTCCTGGTGGGAGATCTCCCCTTCAAGACTCAACCGGCAGAGTCCATTATCTGGCAGGTGGGGAAGGGTCTACGACAGTCCCCCAGCAATGTGCAGAGTAGGGATGCCAAG GATATCCTGATGCAGTGTTGGAAGACTCAGCCCGACAAGAGGCCCCAGTTCAGCGACCTCACGCAGACGCTGGACAGGTTGCCACGGAAACGGCTGACCCGCAGCCCGTCCACACCTCTGCACCTCTCCCGTTCCGCAGAGTCCATCATATGA
- the LOC118425286 gene encoding kinase suppressor of Ras 2-like isoform X3 → MGTEEREEAVKKALESCKTLQSMIDISASNLNGLRTMCETSHDLTQTEIRTLEGKLVKLFSKQLQAKNKVPEDQRTSELQRYPSVKQWLEVVDIQPVAIRGIENKKISLEDLLKMTKVEIVSLMSYYGAEEGETIRLLSAVNHLRTFTELQCKGDSTTDLYWESWAGGFSGSPNTPPKRPSTSSMPADFGDRDPPQTPTLRTPDRRASDTHDRTLYPSTGDSETYISEDEEFPLSPSYLTNAGMTPPSTPTILTRRPTPPATPPLRVIQKKMKTPGTPPPSKSNLQLPEYQLNPLTRSRSHEAQLTHRTTNKIEDYNVLVGGTLPKRGKSKPSNLKIQDSMGGSWETGLQKGVSESENRLNTRHSPPLTSPVRSSSPGPYWNNPTAEDYNSRSATLPVMPPRSPGARVGRSMGHSINHRWVKNQFWMTQTCFYCNKAIMFKGFKCKDCKVKCHHKCAQRAPPSCGLPPDLEKVFRDTLQAGTTNSPKLERKPIPTGHSPDLNTDIHPNKVHRTSSEPSCAELRVNQNQTVDHVGSIGAWTHNAADYKYRTWSHKEKVRDQMQVPPFPHGDSSSNPSSTTSSTPSSPFQPSSSDSQPSPMTRQAFRFPDVTSSLSGSEVDSQGRGDIILNCKHLTDTVDTVKSEDTVKSEESQGSDKTEVADSDTLKTLQQVDSIDSDVDPMERSWPTRQNSRSSVLSEWDIPYEELEIQDLIGAGRFGRVFKGKWHGDVAIKVFNIETDNDLQLASFKTEVSMFRKTRHENLVLFMGACMKLPHLAIVTSLCKGKTLYDTVRDRRETLNMSRIVNIATQIAQGMGYLHAREILHKDLKSKNIFLENGKVVITDFGLFSVTKLIQYGERKDDTLAIPPGWLPYLAPEVITSLRATSQYTDSDLPFSQASDVYAFGTVWYELLVGDLPFKTQPAESIIWQVGKGLRQSPSNVQSRDAKDILMQCWKTQPDKRPQFSDLTQTLDRLPRKRLTRSPSTPLHLSRSAESII, encoded by the exons GGCAAGTTAGTGAAGCTGTTCAGTAAGCAGCTGCAGGCGAAGAACAAGGTTCCCGAGGACCAGAGAACCAGTGAGCTACAGAGATACCCGTCTGTCAAACAGTGGCTGGAGGTCGTTGACATACAACCTGTGGCAATAAGG GGaattgaaaataagaaaatctcGTTGGAAGACCTGCTGAAGATGACTAAAGTGGAGATCGTGTCACTGATGAGTTACTATGGAGCAGAGGAAGGGGAGACCATCAGGCTTCtgtcagctgtcaatcatcttAGAACCTTCACAG AATTACAGTGCAAAGGTGACTCTACAACAGACTTGTACTGGGAGTCTTGGGCGGGCGGCTTTAGTGGTAGCCCTAACACGCCGCCTAAACGGCCATCCACCTCCTCCATGCCTGCCGACTTCGGCGACCGTGATCCGCCACAAACGCCGACCCTCCGCACGCCGGACAGACGTGCGTCCGACACCCACGACCGTACGCTATACCCCAGCACCGGGGACTCCGAGACTTATATATCAGAGGACGAGGAGTTTCCTCTTTCACCGTCGTATTTGACGAATGCGGGGATGACTCCGCCTTCCACGCCAACGATTCTGACTCGTCGACCGACCCCCCCTGCGACCCCACCGCTGAGAGTCAtacagaagaagatgaagacccCAGGCACCCCCCCTCCCTCCAAGAGTAACCTACAGCTACCGGAGTACCAGCTCAACCCCCTCACCAGAAGTAGATCTCACGAAGCACAGCTAACACACAGAACCACAAACAAAATAGAAGACTATAATGTACTGGTGGGAGGAACCCTTCCCAA ACGAGGGAAGTCCAAACCAAGTAACCTGAAGATCCAAGACAGCATGGGAGGCAGCTGGGAGACAGGCTTACAGAAGGGCGTGTCCGAGTCGGAGAACCGCCTCAACACCAGACACTCTCCCCCCCTCACCTCTCCTGTCAGGAGCTCCTCCCCTGGGCCATACTGGAACAACCCTACTGCTGAGGACTACAACAGTAGATCAG caACACTTCCCGTGATGCCACCTCGATCGCCCGGTGCCAGGGTGGGCAGGAGTATGGGGCACTCCATTAACCACAG ATGGGTGAAGAACCAGTTCTGGATGACTCAGACCTGCTTCTACTGCAATAAAGCCATCATGTTCAAAGGTTTCAAGTGTAAAGATTGCAA ggtGAAGTGTCATCACAAGTGTGCCCAGAGAGCGCCCCCCTCCTGTGGTCTTCCCCCTGATCTAGAGAAAGTCTTCCGCGATACCTTACAAG CTGGGACAACAAACTCTCCTAAGTTAGAAAGAAAGCCCATACCAACAG GGCACAGTCCTGATCTGAATACAGACATCCACCCTAACAAAGTCCACCGGACGTCGTCAGAGCCGTCCTGTGCTGAGCTGAGAGTGAACCAGAATCAGACAGTCGACCACGTGGGGTCTATCGGAGCCTGGACACACAATGCTGCTGACTACAAGTACCGAACATGGAGTCATAAGGAGAAAGTTAGG GATCAGATGCAGGTTCCTCCTTTCCCCCATGGAGACTCCAGCTCCAACCCTTCCTCCACAACCTCCTCCACACCCTCCAGTCCCTTCCAGCCTTCCTCCAGCGACTCCCAGCCGTCTCCCATGACCAGGCAGGCCTTCAGGTTCCCAG ATGTAACATCAAGTCTGTCAGGTTCAGAGGTGGACAGTCAAGGCAGAGGAGACATCATTTTAAACTGTAAACACCT GACTGACACAGTAGACACAGTGAAGAGTGAAGACACCGTTAAGAGTGAAGAGTCTCAGGGTAGTGATAAGACAGAAGTAGCCGAT AGCGATACGTTGAAGACCCTACAACAAGTAGACTCTATAGACAGTGATGTGGACCCGATGGAGAGAAGTTGGCCCACTCGACAGAACAGC AGGTCCAGTGTGCTGTCAGAGTGGGATATTCCATATGAAGAACTGGAGATCCAGGATCTCATAGGAGCTGGGAGGTTTGGCAGGGTGTTCAA GGGAAAATGGCACGGGGATGTTGCAATCAAAGTCTTCAACATCGAAACAGATAATGACCTGCAACTTGCTAGTTTCAAAACTGAG GTTTCAATGTTCAGGAAAACGAGACATGAAAACTTAGTTCTGTTCATGGGGGCCTGTATGAAGCTACCACATCTAGCTATTGTAACTAG TTTATGTAAAGGAAAGACGTTGTACGACACAGTACGGGACAGAAGAGAGACGCTGAATATGAGTAGGATAGTCAACATAGCAACGCAAATAGCTCAG GGCATGGGCTACCTCCATGCCAGAGAGATCTTACACAAGGACTTGAAGTCTAAGAACATCTTCTTAGAGAATGGCAAGGTTGTCATCACTGACTTTGGCCTCTTCAGTGTTACCAAGCTGATCCAATATGGAGAAAG GAAGGACGACACGCTGGCCATACCGCCGGGATGGCTGCCGTACTTGGCGCCGGAGGTGATCACGTCTCTCCGAGCGACAAGCCAGTACACAGACAGTGACCTGCCCTTCTCACAGGCGTCAGATGTCTATGCCTTTGG AACGGTGTGGTACGAACTCCTGGTGGGAGATCTCCCCTTCAAGACTCAACCGGCAGAGTCCATTATCTGGCAGGTGGGGAAGGGTCTACGACAGTCCCCCAGCAATGTGCAGAGTAGGGATGCCAAG GATATCCTGATGCAGTGTTGGAAGACTCAGCCCGACAAGAGGCCCCAGTTCAGCGACCTCACGCAGACGCTGGACAGGTTGCCACGGAAACGGCTGACCCGCAGCCCGTCCACACCTCTGCACCTCTCCCGTTCCGCAGAGTCCATCATATGA
- the LOC118425286 gene encoding kinase suppressor of Ras 2-like isoform X1, whose translation MGTEEREEAVKKALESCKTLQSMIDISASNLNGLRTMCETSHDLTQTEIRTLEGKLVKLFSKQLQAKNKVPEDQRTSELQRYPSVKQWLEVVDIQPVAIRGIENKKISLEDLLKMTKVEIVSLMSYYGAEEGETIRLLSAVNHLRTFTELQCKGDSTTDLYWESWAGGFSGSPNTPPKRPSTSSMPADFGDRDPPQTPTLRTPDRRASDTHDRTLYPSTGDSETYISEDEEFPLSPSYLTNAGMTPPSTPTILTRRPTPPATPPLRVIQKKMKTPGTPPPSKSNLQLPEYQLNPLTRSRSHEAQLTHRTTNKIEDYNVLVGGTLPKRGKSKPSNLKIQDSMGGSWETGLQKGVSESENRLNTRHSPPLTSPVRSSSPGPYWNNPTAEDYNSRSATLPVMPPRSPGARVGRSMGHSINHRWVKNQFWMTQTCFYCNKAIMFKGFKCKDCKVKCHHKCAQRAPPSCGLPPDLEKVFRDTLQAGTTNSPKLERKPIPTGHSPDLNTDIHPNKVHRTSSEPSCAELRVNQNQTVDHVGSIGAWTHNAADYKYRTWSHKEKVRDQMQVPPFPHGDSSSNPSSTTSSTPSSPFQPSSSDSQPSPMTRQAFRFPDVTSSLSGSEVDSQGRGDIILNCKHLTDTVDTVKSEDTVKSEESQGSDKTEVADSDTLKTLQQVDSIDSDVDPMERSWPTRQNSDPQEPPGRNDWRWHQRSSVLSEWDIPYEELEIQDLIGAGRFGRVFKGKWHGDVAIKVFNIETDNDLQLASFKTEVSMFRKTRHENLVLFMGACMKLPHLAIVTSLCKGKTLYDTVRDRRETLNMSRIVNIATQIAQGMGYLHAREILHKDLKSKNIFLENGKVVITDFGLFSVTKLIQYGERKDDTLAIPPGWLPYLAPEVITSLRATSQYTDSDLPFSQASDVYAFGTVWYELLVGDLPFKTQPAESIIWQVGKGLRQSPSNVQSRDAKDILMQCWKTQPDKRPQFSDLTQTLDRLPRKRLTRSPSTPLHLSRSAESII comes from the exons GGCAAGTTAGTGAAGCTGTTCAGTAAGCAGCTGCAGGCGAAGAACAAGGTTCCCGAGGACCAGAGAACCAGTGAGCTACAGAGATACCCGTCTGTCAAACAGTGGCTGGAGGTCGTTGACATACAACCTGTGGCAATAAGG GGaattgaaaataagaaaatctcGTTGGAAGACCTGCTGAAGATGACTAAAGTGGAGATCGTGTCACTGATGAGTTACTATGGAGCAGAGGAAGGGGAGACCATCAGGCTTCtgtcagctgtcaatcatcttAGAACCTTCACAG AATTACAGTGCAAAGGTGACTCTACAACAGACTTGTACTGGGAGTCTTGGGCGGGCGGCTTTAGTGGTAGCCCTAACACGCCGCCTAAACGGCCATCCACCTCCTCCATGCCTGCCGACTTCGGCGACCGTGATCCGCCACAAACGCCGACCCTCCGCACGCCGGACAGACGTGCGTCCGACACCCACGACCGTACGCTATACCCCAGCACCGGGGACTCCGAGACTTATATATCAGAGGACGAGGAGTTTCCTCTTTCACCGTCGTATTTGACGAATGCGGGGATGACTCCGCCTTCCACGCCAACGATTCTGACTCGTCGACCGACCCCCCCTGCGACCCCACCGCTGAGAGTCAtacagaagaagatgaagacccCAGGCACCCCCCCTCCCTCCAAGAGTAACCTACAGCTACCGGAGTACCAGCTCAACCCCCTCACCAGAAGTAGATCTCACGAAGCACAGCTAACACACAGAACCACAAACAAAATAGAAGACTATAATGTACTGGTGGGAGGAACCCTTCCCAA ACGAGGGAAGTCCAAACCAAGTAACCTGAAGATCCAAGACAGCATGGGAGGCAGCTGGGAGACAGGCTTACAGAAGGGCGTGTCCGAGTCGGAGAACCGCCTCAACACCAGACACTCTCCCCCCCTCACCTCTCCTGTCAGGAGCTCCTCCCCTGGGCCATACTGGAACAACCCTACTGCTGAGGACTACAACAGTAGATCAG caACACTTCCCGTGATGCCACCTCGATCGCCCGGTGCCAGGGTGGGCAGGAGTATGGGGCACTCCATTAACCACAG ATGGGTGAAGAACCAGTTCTGGATGACTCAGACCTGCTTCTACTGCAATAAAGCCATCATGTTCAAAGGTTTCAAGTGTAAAGATTGCAA ggtGAAGTGTCATCACAAGTGTGCCCAGAGAGCGCCCCCCTCCTGTGGTCTTCCCCCTGATCTAGAGAAAGTCTTCCGCGATACCTTACAAG CTGGGACAACAAACTCTCCTAAGTTAGAAAGAAAGCCCATACCAACAG GGCACAGTCCTGATCTGAATACAGACATCCACCCTAACAAAGTCCACCGGACGTCGTCAGAGCCGTCCTGTGCTGAGCTGAGAGTGAACCAGAATCAGACAGTCGACCACGTGGGGTCTATCGGAGCCTGGACACACAATGCTGCTGACTACAAGTACCGAACATGGAGTCATAAGGAGAAAGTTAGG GATCAGATGCAGGTTCCTCCTTTCCCCCATGGAGACTCCAGCTCCAACCCTTCCTCCACAACCTCCTCCACACCCTCCAGTCCCTTCCAGCCTTCCTCCAGCGACTCCCAGCCGTCTCCCATGACCAGGCAGGCCTTCAGGTTCCCAG ATGTAACATCAAGTCTGTCAGGTTCAGAGGTGGACAGTCAAGGCAGAGGAGACATCATTTTAAACTGTAAACACCT GACTGACACAGTAGACACAGTGAAGAGTGAAGACACCGTTAAGAGTGAAGAGTCTCAGGGTAGTGATAAGACAGAAGTAGCCGAT AGCGATACGTTGAAGACCCTACAACAAGTAGACTCTATAGACAGTGATGTGGACCCGATGGAGAGAAGTTGGCCCACTCGACAGAACAGC GACCCACAGGAACCTCCGGGAAGAAACGACTGGAGATGGCACCAG AGGTCCAGTGTGCTGTCAGAGTGGGATATTCCATATGAAGAACTGGAGATCCAGGATCTCATAGGAGCTGGGAGGTTTGGCAGGGTGTTCAA GGGAAAATGGCACGGGGATGTTGCAATCAAAGTCTTCAACATCGAAACAGATAATGACCTGCAACTTGCTAGTTTCAAAACTGAG GTTTCAATGTTCAGGAAAACGAGACATGAAAACTTAGTTCTGTTCATGGGGGCCTGTATGAAGCTACCACATCTAGCTATTGTAACTAG TTTATGTAAAGGAAAGACGTTGTACGACACAGTACGGGACAGAAGAGAGACGCTGAATATGAGTAGGATAGTCAACATAGCAACGCAAATAGCTCAG GGCATGGGCTACCTCCATGCCAGAGAGATCTTACACAAGGACTTGAAGTCTAAGAACATCTTCTTAGAGAATGGCAAGGTTGTCATCACTGACTTTGGCCTCTTCAGTGTTACCAAGCTGATCCAATATGGAGAAAG GAAGGACGACACGCTGGCCATACCGCCGGGATGGCTGCCGTACTTGGCGCCGGAGGTGATCACGTCTCTCCGAGCGACAAGCCAGTACACAGACAGTGACCTGCCCTTCTCACAGGCGTCAGATGTCTATGCCTTTGG AACGGTGTGGTACGAACTCCTGGTGGGAGATCTCCCCTTCAAGACTCAACCGGCAGAGTCCATTATCTGGCAGGTGGGGAAGGGTCTACGACAGTCCCCCAGCAATGTGCAGAGTAGGGATGCCAAG GATATCCTGATGCAGTGTTGGAAGACTCAGCCCGACAAGAGGCCCCAGTTCAGCGACCTCACGCAGACGCTGGACAGGTTGCCACGGAAACGGCTGACCCGCAGCCCGTCCACACCTCTGCACCTCTCCCGTTCCGCAGAGTCCATCATATGA